The following proteins come from a genomic window of Penaeus monodon isolate SGIC_2016 chromosome 22, NSTDA_Pmon_1, whole genome shotgun sequence:
- the LOC119586834 gene encoding m-AAA protease-interacting protein 1, mitochondrial-like, with product MITSQRLLSPHLWRGLVGKISPNIGLKTIPCTQDRTLSRFYSCYKYNGTIKSVPLAGVSGSYTLSQGFVPRSSLVNRQLWLTGVTQDRGYRSGRSRQDTSHEDETPQNISPQLMDFPWVIWPSLWHTIRNWIFANLIIRPYLDREFSLSTFKAGAIQALVHVSQELAKGNFSALEGLIISSSMEEVKRNFAKLSLKQRLDLGVVAEDIFFSFPYQIGVIFTNEGGPHERIFVEITMCYHIFKGFQDHLEQAARNENTGTFRGVYDNHDRISIANYRFIREFTRGVEDEWTVNVANHFKPGEYIQQR from the exons ATGATCACTTCACAGAGATTACTTTCACCGCACTTATGGCGTGGTTTAGTGGGGAAAATATCGCCGAACATAGGACTGAAGACGATACCATGCACGCAGGATAGGACCTTGAGTAGATTCTATTCGTGTTATAAGTATAATGGCACAATAAAATCTGTTCCTCTGGCTGGTGTCTCCGGAAGCTACACTCTTTCTCAGGGTTTTGTGCCAAGGTCTTCATTAGTAAATCGACAGTTATGGCTTACTGGTGTCACGCAGGACAGGGGATATAG GTCAGGACGTAGCAGACAGGACACAAGTCATGAGGATGAGACGCCACAGAACATCTCCCCACAGCTCATGGACTTCCCCTGGGTGATCTGGCCCAGCCTTTGGCACACTATCCGCAATTGGATCTTTGCCAACCTGATTATCCGTCCATACCTAGATAGAGAATTTTCTTTGTCTACCTTTAAGGCAGGAGCTATTCAA GCACTTGTTCATGTGTCCCAAGAGTTGGCAAAGGGCAACTTCTCTGCTCTCGAAGGTTTAATTATATCATCAAGTATGGAAGAAGTCAAAAGAAACTTTGCAAAGCTGTCTCTGAAGCAACGTTTAGACTTGGGAGTTGTCGCTGaggatattttcttttcattcccttaCCAGATTGGGGTGATCTTTACTAATGAGG GAGGTCCCCATGAGCGTATTTTTGTAGAGATAACCATGTGTTATCATATCTTTAAGGGATTTCAAGATCACTTGGAACAGGCAGCTAGGAATGAGAATACAGGCACTTTCAGAGGAgtgtatgataatcatgatcgtATTTCAATTGCTAATTACAG ATTCATAAGAGAATTTACAAGAGGAGTTGAAGACGAGTGGACGGTGAATGTCGCAAATCACTTCAAGCCCGGGGAATACATTCAGCAGCGATAG